The following coding sequences lie in one Mus musculus strain C57BL/6J chromosome 11, GRCm38.p6 C57BL/6J genomic window:
- the Krt35 gene encoding keratin, type I cuticular Ha5: protein MASKCLKASFSSGSLKSPGKAGGGSTRVSNMYSSSSCKLPSPSRGARSFSVCSAGLGRGNYRVSSCLPALCLPTGGFATSYGTGGGWFGEGILTGNEKETMQSLNDRLASYLEKVRQLEQENASLESRIREWCEQQVPYMCPDYQSYFRTMEELQKKTLCSKAENARLVVQIDNAKLAADDFRTKYETEVSLRQLVEADINGLRRILDDLTLCKADLEAQVESLKEELLCLKKNHEEEVNSLRCQLGDRLNVEVDAAPPVDLNRVLDEMRCQYETLVENNRRDAEDWYDTQTEELNQQVVSSSEQLQSCQSDIIELRRTVNSLEIELQAQQSMRDALDSTLAETEGRYSSQLAQMQCMIGNVESQLGEIRADLERQNQEYQVLLDVRARLECEINTYRGLLESEDSKLPCNPCAPDYSSSKSCLPCLPAVSCSTGAARTTCSPRPVCVPCPGGRF from the exons ATGGCTTCCAAATGCCTCAAGGCCAGCTTCTCCTCAGGATCTCTGAAGAGCCCGGGGAAAGCCGGAGGGGGATCCACTCGCGTGTCCAACATGTACTCCAGCAGCTCTTGCAAGCTGCCCAGCCCTTCCCGTGGAGCCCGGAGTTTCTCCGTGTGTTCCGCTGGCCTGGGGAGAGGCAATTACAGGGTATCCAGCTGCCTCCcagctctctgcctcccaacgggAGGCTTTGCCACCAGCTACGGCACGGGTGGAGGTTGGTTTGGAGAAGGCATCCTCACTGGTAATGAGAAGGAGACCATGCAGTCCCTGAATGACCGCCTGGCCAGCTATCTGGAGAAGGTGCGCCAGCTGGAGCAGGAGAATGCCAGCCTGGAGAGCCGAATTCGGGAGTGGTGTGAGCAGCAGGTGCCCTATATGTGCCCCGATTACCAGTCTTACTTCCGGACCATGGAGGAGCTCCAGAAGAAG ACTCTTTGCAGCAAGGCAGAGAACGCCAGGCTGGTGGTGCAGATTGACAATGCCAAGCTGGCTGCTGATGACTTCAGGACCAA GTATGAGACTGAGGTTTCCCTGCGGCAGCTGGTGGAGGCTGACATCAATGGCCTGCGCAGAATCCTGGATGATCTGACTCTGTGCAAGGCTGACCTGGAAGCTCAGGtggagtctctgaaggaagaattgCTTTGCCTCAAGAAGAACCATGAGGAG GAAGTGAACTCACTGCGCTGCCAGCTTGGCGATCGGCTCAATGTTGAGGTGGATGCTGCTCCACCCGTTGACCTGAACCGCGTTCTGGATGAGATGAGGTGCCAGTATGAGACCTTGGTGGAGAATAACCGGAGGGATGCTGAAGACTGGTATGACACCCAG accGAGGAACTGAACCAGCAGGTTGTGTCCAGCTCAGAGCAGCTGCAGTCCTGCCAGTCGGACATCATTGAGTTGAGACGCACTGTCAACTCTCTGGAGATAGAGCTGCAGGCCCAGCAGAGCATG AGAGATGCTTTGGACTCCAccctggcagagacagaaggccGCTACAGCTCTCAGCTGGCTCAGATGCAGTGCATGATCGGCAATGTGGAGTCCCAGCTTGGTGAGATCCGGGCTGACCTGGAGCGTCAGAACCAGGAGTACCAGGTGCTGCTGGATGTCCGGGCCAGGCTGGAGTGTGAGATCAACACGTACAGGGGCCTGCTGGAGAGCGAGGACAGCAA gCTTCCCTGCAACCCGTGTGCCCCTGACTACTCTTCCTCCAAGTCATGCCTCCCCTGCCTTCCTGCGGTCTCCTGCAGCACGGGCGCAGCTCGTACCACCTGCAGCCCCCGCCCTGTCTGTGTGCCCTGCCCAGGGGGCCGGTTCTGA
- the Krt32 gene encoding keratin, type I cuticular Ha2 has protein sequence MPSSCCVTNTSSASLKSSARPSSVCSSNMGSRSELCLGYVCQPLQCMPSVCMPTTYRPASCLSKTYLSSSCQPSNRRPTGCISSSMGTYGLFCEGAFNGNEKETMQVLNDRLANYLEKVRQLEKENAELEGKIQDVYQGQVLTMCPDYQSYFQTIEELQQKVLCTKAENARMIVHIDNAKLAADDFRTKYETELALRQLVEADTNGLRRILDELTLNKADLEAQVESLKEELLCLKRNHEEEVGVLRQQLGDRLNIEVDAAPPVDLTRMLEEMRCQYETMVETNHRDVEEWFNMQMEELNKQVATSSEQLQSYQSDIIDLRRTVNTLEIELQAQHSLRDSLENTLGETEGRFTSQLSQMQCMITNVESQLSDIRCDLERQNQEYKVLLDVKARLECEIDTYRGLLESEDSKLPCNPCSTPSCQPCAPSPGVSRTVCVPHTVCVPCSPCLQTRY, from the exons ATGCCATCCAGCTGCTGTGTCACCAACACCTCATCAGCATCTCTCAAGAGCTCGGCACGGCCTTCCTCCGTCTGTTCCAGTAACATGGGCAGCAGGTCCGAGCTGTGCCTGGGTTATGTCTGCCAGCCGCTGCAGTGCATGCCCTCTGTCTGCATGCCGACCACCTACAGGCCAGCCAGCTGCCTTTCTAAGACCTACTTGTCCAGCTCTTGCCAACCCAGCAACCGCCGGCCAACGGGTTGCATCTCTAGCTCCATGGGGACCTATGGCCTGTTCTGTGAGGGTGCCTTCAATGGCAATGAGAAAGAGACCATGCAGGTCCTGAATGACCGTCTGGCCAACTACCTGGAGAAGGTGAGGCAGCTGGAGAAAGAGAATGCAGAGCTGGAGGGCAAGATCCAAGATGTCTACCAGGGGCAGGTGCTGACCATGTGTCCTGACTACCAGTCCTACTTCCAGACCATCGAAGAGCTGCAGCAAAAG GTTCTGTGCACCAAGGCTGAGAATGCAAGAATGATCGTGCACATCGACAATGCCAAGCTGGCTGCAGATGACTTCAGAACCAA GTATGAAACAGAGCTGGCCCTAAGACAGCTGGTAGAAGCAGACACCAATGGCCTGCGCAGGATCCTGGATGAGCTAACCCTTAATAAGGCTGATCTAGAGGCTCAAGtagagtccctgaaggaggaactTCTGTGCCTCAAGAGGAACCATGAAGAG GAAGTTGGTGTCCTTCGACAACAGCTCGGGGACCGCCTTAACATTGAGGTAGATGCTGCACCTCCCGTGGACCTAACCAGGATGCTGGAGGAGATGAGATGTCAGTATGAGACCATGGTGGAAACCAACCACAGGGACGTGGAGGAATGGTTCAATATGCAG ATGGAGGAGCTTAACAAGCAGGTGGCCACAAGCTCTGAGCAGCTTCAGAGCTACCAATCAGACATCATTGACCTGAGACGAACAGTCAATACTCTGGAGATAGAACTGCAGGCTCAGCACAGCCTG AGAGACTCCCTGGAAAACACGCTGGGGGAGACAGAGGGCCGCTTCACCTCCCAGCTGTCCCAGATGCAATGCATGATCACCAATGTGGAGTCCCAGCTGTCTGACATCCGCTGTGACCTGGAGAGACAGAACCAAGAGTACAAGGTGTTGCTGGATGTCAAGGCCCGGCTGGAGTGTGAGATTGACACGTACAGGGGCCTGCTGGAGAGTGAGGACAGCAA GCTACCCTGTAACCCTTGCTCCACTCCCTCCTGCCAGCCTTGTGCACCCTCTCCTGGGGTATCCCGCACCGTCTGTGTGCCCCACACTGTTTGTGTGCCTTGTTCACCCTGCCTACAGACCCGCTACTGA